The genomic segment GAGCGCTTGCGTCACCAGTGAACATTCTGCCTGTTCTATTGCCGCCATGGGCAGCTGGCGCTAAACCCACTATCATTATTCTTGGGTTATCCAAGTCCCCCCATGGTGGCACTGGTTTCCTCCAGTACTCATTATTACTAAACCTAGGGAGTGAGGGTACGGTTTCCCTATACTTCACTAGCCTTTCACAGGTACTGCACTTGATTAGTGCATCCACAAATTCACTGTAACGTATGGTAATGTTCATCTCCCTCACTTGGGTAAGTTCATTATTTAAGTTAAACTTAGCTTTACTTAAGCCACTCATCGAGACCAGTGGACCTGGGGGTAATAGTCTTACTGTGTACGTTAACTTCCTTACACTTACTGTACTCCCTTGGTTCAATAACGTTGATCTCACCATTACTATAATCTATTATGAAGGGTGATGAAACACCCTCAAAGGCCACATTCACGATTACTGAATTACCCAGTTTAACGCATCTAGTTTTCGAATGATGAGCATGGCCATGTATGGCAAGTACCCTACTACTTGATAACACTTCCTCAAGCTTCTTAGTGCCTAAAAATGGGTAATTGTACTCATTCTCGCCCTCCAATGTCACGTATGTTGGCGCATAATGAGTCAACAGTATGGCTTCATGGGAACCCTTAAGCGTATTAATCAGCCATTCCAGTCTCCTCCTATATAATTCATCAATACCCTTAATGTTCCTCTCCTGCCATTTAGTTGGCTTATCTAATACACCCCTTGACCCAATTATCTTAATTCCATTAACAGTAAGCACTTCATCATTCAGTAGAGTTAAGCCGTTTACCCCCTTCAACATCCTTAACTTATCATCATACTCCTCATTACCTGGTACAGCCATTATGGTATTAGCCTTATTCCTCAATAAGTTAATTATAATACTGTAGTACTCAATCTTACCCCCATCAACCATGTCTCCAGCCAGTAAGGCTAAGTCAACATTACTAATGTTGGTTAAACTCCCCTTGAATTCACTTAAATGCTTCGGCGAATGGACGTCTGAAGTCGCAAGTATCCTCACATAGGTAGCATTAAGCTGAGGTTAATTAATGCTTCTGCTTTGCTCCCAGGTGGTCTTTAGGGTCTTCACTCTCTAGGTAGGCTTTACGAAATGTGGCCCAGTGGGGTTGCATTAATTTAAGGAACGCGACAGCTACTTAATGCGTGAAGGCTAGTGATTCCAGTGAACTTAGGGATCTTGCACTTAGGCTAGTTAGCCAAACCCTTACAGCCTCAGATCCAGCACCAGTGGTTAGAAATTGTATTAAGTGGATAAGTAACGGCATTGAGGTTTGCGGTAGGGGGTTTAGTGCGAGAAATATTGCAGTTATAGCTATTGGTAAGGCTGCCCCAAGGCTTATTGATGGTGCATTAGAGTCCGTTGAGGCTACTAGGGCCTTAGCAGTAATACCTAGGGGTTGGGTAAGGCCTAAATCAAGTAATGTTGAGGTTATTGAATCAACCCACCCATTACCAAGTAGTTTAAGCATTAAGGCTGCTGAGGAGATTATTGAATTATCCAGGACCTTAAGTAAAGGTGACTTAGCCTTAATACTCATTAGTGGTGGTGGAAGTGCACTAGTTGAGTTACCTAAACCACCATTAACAATCGATGACCTAGTTGAGTTAAATAGGCTAATGCTTAATTCAGGAATGAGCATCAGTGAAATCAACACTGTACGTAAGCATGTATCAATGGTTAAGGGTGGTCAATTAGCTCAATATTTCATTAAGAGGGGTATTAGGGTCATTGGATTATATGTTAGTGACGTGCCTGGTGATGATCCATCATTAATAGCAAGTGGTCCAACAGTCCCAGATAAGTCAAGCTTCAGTGATGCAGTAGGCTTCCTTAAGGCAAGGGGTATTTGGGGTAATTTACCGGGTAGGGTTAAGGTTTTTCTTGAGGATGGGGTGAGGGGTGTTATTCCAGAGACCCCAAAGAGGCTCAGGGTAATGAATAAGGTGATACTAACTAACGTTGATGTACTTAAGAGCCTAAGGGTAAGGCTCAGTGAACTTGGCATTAGGTCAATCATACTAACCTCTAGACTTGAGGGTGAGGCCCGTGAGGTTGGGAAGGCATTAGCCTCAATAGCCCTTGACTCCTTAAGGAGAGGCTTACTGATTAAGAGGGGTGTAGTATTAGCTGGTGGGGAACCCACCGTTACTGTTAGGGGTAATGGTAAGGGTGGTAGAACAATGGAGCTTGCGGCAGCCTTCGCTAAGTCAGTTAGTAAAGAGGGTCCAGTGGCTTTACTGGCCTTAGCCACGGATGGTATTGATGGTAATACTGATGCTGCAGGTGCGTATGCGGATTATACTACTGAATCAAGGGCAATGGGCATTGGTTTAAGCATAGATGATGCCTTAATTAGAAACGATACGTATACTCTATTTAAGGCATTAAATGACGTCATCATAACAGGTCCAACGGGAACCCAGGTTAACACCGTGGTAGCTATGCTAATTAATACCAAGATTACTCACTAGGTTCAGTAGGGTTTCAAATGACTTAAAACTACATTCCACATTGTACGTGAAGTTAATTTTAGCCTTCACGGTTCCCTTATGGATTAATGATTAATACTTCCATGCGTATTGAAATTACACCTCCACAGCATTATTAATGAACCTCCTGTACCACCTCTCATACTGCTCCTGAGTCACAATATGAACCTGAATTGGGGCGTCAATTTCACTATAAATTCTTGCCTTAAGGGCGTCTATCACCTCTTTACGCGAATTAGTAATATGAGTATGTCTATGTCACTTGCCGCTGTATACCTCCCCTTCACCACTGAACCGAATACATAGACCCTGGCATTACCCACTAATTCACTGGCTAATTCCTTAATCCTCCTGGCTATTTCAACGTAATTGCTCATTGCCTCTAATGCCCTCTTACCCTCTTCAATGTATAATTCAAAGCCCATTCACAATCGGCTTAAACTTCTCCTCAACATATTTAAGCATAGCTTCGACTTCATCTTTCTCATATCTCCTCGGTAAGTACCTAGAACCTATGTAAGCATCCTCTATTTTAGTGATCATTATTATGTTATCTAGCAACTTCTCAGCATCTCTCACTAATTTAGCTAATTCCCTAATAAGCCTTACTAATGAGTAAGTACGTGGATATGTACCTGTCTTAATAAGTAACTTATACTTAAGCATCAGTTGGCAGTACTGTTCTATGCTAAATGCCGCTAAGTCGTATTCTCCTTCCTTCAGTGGACTCTTAGCATTCTTAAGAAAAGCCTCAGCTCTCTCCCTAAGCACCTCGGCCTCCTCAAAACTCGCATATGAGATATAATTATCTATTTCTTAAATTTCCTCCCCCAGTCAGTTAATGTAAGTTACGATGATGTACTTAAAGCTTCGTCATTCATGGTAGGGATGGATTTATAAGCTCTGTATTTAGGTGAAACACCACTAAAGCATGGGTGGGATTCTAATCCCGTGACAGCCTCCAGATGATGGATGTAGACCAGAATCAATGGGGAATCAATGAACCATCCCAAGGGAACCCTCACCCTTCATAGTGGGGAGGAAGTCAGTTATTCCGCAGAGTGCCTTAATTTACCAGGTGGATCATTCCTGAATCTCCATAGGCCCTTACCGAATGATTCAACAGCTATCTCTAACTCATCAGCCAATAGGTCACTTATAAGTGGTTCATCAGCCAATGGTGAAACTATGATATCAACCTCAGCATCCCTAGATTCAGCATCCTCAGTGATCACCTTAACTTCAGCTACCCTGGCGTATAGCCATACCTTCAATGGGCCACCTGCAGTATCCACCGTGACCTCCCTAGCATCCTCAGTGGGTGGCCATAGTCCAAGGGCTCTAGCCGTTGATATCGGTATGAGTAATTGAGGTGTTGGTGCCTCGAAGCCACTGTTAAGTAGGGCAATATCCTCAATGATTCTATCCCTCACTCTTATTCTTAACCTCAACCTCACTGCCATAGGTGCTCACCCTAATCCTACCCACGTAGGCGAACCTTCTGTACCTAATTCTGCCAACCTTAATCTTCACATGTATAGTAATGTTGAGGCCTTAAAAAGCTGACTAAGGTTTAGCATCAGCAAGCTCCACGTATCAGGCGAAGACGCATACTCTTAATCATAGTTGCTCCTTACCTAAAGCTTCATTATTCATAATGAATTAGGTAAAACCTCAAGGATTGAAGTCAGGGTTTAAGCTCCTTAATTTTTACTCAGGCGGTATTTCCTTATATACCAGGGTTATGTCTATTCCCCTCCTCAGGTTAATGTATTTGGATGCAGCGTAGATTACTGCACCTAGCCCTATTAGGCCAAGCACGTAGGCTAATCCTGGGTAGTATGGTTGAAGCGGCTTCAGGGACTCAATAACCCCAAAGTAAGGGTTCGTGA from the Caldivirga sp. genome contains:
- a CDS encoding glycerate kinase, producing MKASDSSELRDLALRLVSQTLTASDPAPVVRNCIKWISNGIEVCGRGFSARNIAVIAIGKAAPRLIDGALESVEATRALAVIPRGWVRPKSSNVEVIESTHPLPSSLSIKAAEEIIELSRTLSKGDLALILISGGGSALVELPKPPLTIDDLVELNRLMLNSGMSISEINTVRKHVSMVKGGQLAQYFIKRGIRVIGLYVSDVPGDDPSLIASGPTVPDKSSFSDAVGFLKARGIWGNLPGRVKVFLEDGVRGVIPETPKRLRVMNKVILTNVDVLKSLRVRLSELGIRSIILTSRLEGEAREVGKALASIALDSLRRGLLIKRGVVLAGGEPTVTVRGNGKGGRTMELAAAFAKSVSKEGPVALLALATDGIDGNTDAAGAYADYTTESRAMGIGLSIDDALIRNDTYTLFKALNDVIITGPTGTQVNTVVAMLINTKITH
- a CDS encoding metallophosphoesterase, translated to MRILATSDVHSPKHLSEFKGSLTNISNVDLALLAGDMVDGGKIEYYSIIINLLRNKANTIMAVPGNEEYDDKLRMLKGVNGLTLLNDEVLTVNGIKIIGSRGVLDKPTKWQERNIKGIDELYRRRLEWLINTLKGSHEAILLTHYAPTYVTLEGENEYNYPFLGTKKLEEVLSSSRVLAIHGHAHHSKTRCVKLGNSVIVNVAFEGVSSPFIIDYSNGEINVIEPREYSKCKEVNVHSKTITPRSTGLDEWLK
- a CDS encoding nucleotidyltransferase domain-containing protein, with translation MGFELYIEEGKRALEAMSNYVEIARRIKELASELVGNARVYVFGSVVKGRYTAASDIDILILLIRVKR
- a CDS encoding HEPN domain-containing protein, with the translated sequence MLRERAEAFLKNAKSPLKEGEYDLAAFSIEQYCQLMLKYKLLIKTGTYPRTYSLVRLIRELAKLVRDAEKLLDNIIMITKIEDAYIGSRYLPRRYEKDEVEAMLKYVEEKFKPIVNGL